The segment TCAACGTAAAGCACATGCGGGCCATCGACTGCCAGTTCATGCCGGGCGTAGGGTTTGATCTGCGGGAACAAGGTCTGCATTACGCACTCCGGGAGGTCGGGATAATGTTGCCTCTGGCATCATAAACCCGATTGGGTGCAATGAGCATGCCCTTAAAAACACTGTGGTTGAATATCGGGCTGTTGCTTAAACCCTGTGGGAGCGGGCTTGCCCGCGATGGCATCGCGGGCAAGCCCGCTCCCATACAACCCGACTCAGCCCTTGGAGTATCGCTGCTGGCCCCACTCGATAATCCGCGCCAGCAACTGCTTGAGCACCACCTGGGTCGGTGCCGCAAGGTCTTCGCGATAGTTGAACGGCTCGAACTCTTCCATATAAGTGCACTGGGCCAGTTCCAGCTGCACGGCATGGATGTTGTCCGCCGGACTGCCGTAGTGACGAGTGATATGACCGCCCTTGAAGCGTCCGTTCAGGATGTGGCTATAGGCCGGATGCTCGGCACAAATGGCTTCAAGGTCGCGGGCCAGGGTCGGATCGCAACTGGCACCATTGAAAGTGCCCAGGTTGAAGTCCGGCAAGCGCCCGTCAAACAGGTGCGGTACGCAAGAACGGATGGAGTGCGCATCAAACAGCAGCGCATAGCCAAACTCGTCCTTCAGGCGCTTGAGTTCCTGCTCCAGGGTCAGGTGGTAGGGTTTCCAGATCTGCTCCAGATACGTTGCACGCTCTGCGGCAGAAGGCACCTGCCCTTCGCGAAACAATGGCACACCGTCGAACAGCGTGGCCGGGAACAGCCCGGTGGTCGCACCTACATACATCGGCGCATCGTCCTGCGGGCGATTGAGGTCGATCACAAAGCGCGAATACTCCGCCGCCAGGGTGCTGGCACCCAGTTCGGCGGCAAACTCATAGAGCCGCGGGATATGCCAGTCGGTATCCGGCAGGCTTTGCGCTTCGGGGATCAGCCCGGCCTTGACCGCAGGTGTCAGCTTCAAGCCTGCATGGGGCATGCTGATCAGCAATGGCACACGGCCTTGTTTGAATGTCAGAACCTTGTCCACAAGCTTTTCTCCTAAAGCGTTACGTCAACGCCGCTGCGCACGACGCGTTTGTCCAGATCACCACCCAGCCAGTAGGCCAGGTCTGCCGGACGATCAATGTTCCAGGCAACAAAGTCAGCCACTTTGCCGGGTTCAAGCGAACCGTGGGTCTCGCCCATACCCAATGCCGTCGCTGCATGCTGGGTGACGCCAGCCAGGGCTTCTTCGGGGGTCATGCGGAACAAGGTGCAGGCCATGTTCAGCATCAGGCGCAACGACAAGCCAGGGGACGTGCCGGGGTTGAGGTCGCTGGCGATGGCGATTTTCACTCCGTGCTTGCGCAGGGCGTC is part of the Pseudomonas sp. ML2-2023-3 genome and harbors:
- the hutG gene encoding N-formylglutamate deformylase, whose amino-acid sequence is MDKVLTFKQGRVPLLISMPHAGLKLTPAVKAGLIPEAQSLPDTDWHIPRLYEFAAELGASTLAAEYSRFVIDLNRPQDDAPMYVGATTGLFPATLFDGVPLFREGQVPSAAERATYLEQIWKPYHLTLEQELKRLKDEFGYALLFDAHSIRSCVPHLFDGRLPDFNLGTFNGASCDPTLARDLEAICAEHPAYSHILNGRFKGGHITRHYGSPADNIHAVQLELAQCTYMEEFEPFNYREDLAAPTQVVLKQLLARIIEWGQQRYSKG